A window from Musa acuminata AAA Group cultivar baxijiao chromosome BXJ3-10, Cavendish_Baxijiao_AAA, whole genome shotgun sequence encodes these proteins:
- the LOC135651457 gene encoding uncharacterized protein LOC135651457: MALYGTSDALMCRVFPTILRGLAHMWFGGLKTETIASFDQLVNDFELHFMAYARSKPSAALLLGLKQREDEPLSHFVDRFAMQIRGMRPSRFLWSLVERPPTAVPEMLQRASRYITAETWAAGRRRDDFRLPAP; this comes from the exons atggcgctatacgggacctctgatgccctgatgtgtaGAGTGTTTCCCACCATTCTGAGAGGGCTGGCCCACATGTGGTTCGGCGGCTTGAAGACCGAAACGATCgcgtccttcgaccagctcgtcaatgacttcgagctccacttcatggCCTATGCACGGTCGAAGCCTTCCGCGGCACTGCTCCTTGGACTCaagcaaagggaggacgagcctctctcacattttgtggatcgctttgccatgcAAATTCGGG gcatgcgaccttccagattcctctggtccctcgtggagcgacctcccaccgcggtgccagagatgctccaacgggctaGCCGGTACATCACAGCGGAGACCTGGGCAGCCGggaggagaagggacgacttcCGGCTGCCGGCCCCATGA
- the LOC103968787 gene encoding curcumin synthase 2 produces MSSLHAMRKAQRARGPATIMAIGTANPPNLYEQSTYPDYYFRVTNSEHMQELKHKFRRICEKTMVKRRYLYLTEEILKDRPKLCAYMEPSFDDRQDIVVEEVPKLAKEAAAKAIKEWGRSMSDITHLVFCSISGIDMPGADYRLAKLLGLPLSVNRIMLYSQACHMGAAMLRIAKDLAENNKGARVLVVSCEITVLSFRGPDEHDFQALAGQAGFGDGAAAVIVGADPIQGVEKPIYEIMSATQVTVPESEKAVGGHLREVGLTFYFFSQLPMIIADNIEHSLTEAFKPLGITNWNDIFWVAHPGNWAIMDAIERKLGLQPEKLTTARHVFSEYGNMQSATVYFVLDEVRKRSVTQERSTTGDGLRWGVLFGFGPGLSIETVVLRGVPR; encoded by the exons ATGTCCAGCCTCCACGCCATGCGCAAGGCACAGAGGGCTCGAGGTCCGGCCACCATCATGGCCATCGGGACCGCCAACCCTCCCAATCTCTACGAGCAGAGCACGTATCCGGATTACTACTTCCGCGTCACCAACTCCGAGCACATGCAGGAGCTGAAGCACAAGTTCCGGCGCATCT GCGAGAAGACCATGGTCAAAAGACGCTACCTCTATCTCACGGAGGAGATCCTCAAAGACCGGCCAAAACTGTGCGCCTACATGGAGCCATCTTTCGACGACCGGCAGGACATCGTGGTGGAGGAGGTGCCCAAGCTGGCCAAGGAAGCCGCCGCCAAGGCCATCAAGGAGTGGGGCCGCTCCATGTCCGACATCACCCACTTGGTCTTCTGTTCCATCAGCGGCATCGACATGCCCGGCGCCGACTACCGCCTCGCCAAGCTCCTCGGCCTCCCTCTATCCGTCAACCGCATCATGCTCTACAGCCAGGCCTGTCATATGGGCGCCGCCATGCTCCGCATCGCCAAGGACCTGGCCGAGAACAACAAGGGCGCCCGGGTGCTCGTGGTGTCCTGCGAGATCACCGTGCTCAGCTTCCGAGGCCCGGACGAGCACGACTTCCAGGCTCTCGCAGGCCAAGCGGGGTTCGGCGACGGGGCAGCTGCGGTCATCGTGGGCGCAGATCCCATCCAAGGCGTGGAAAAGCCGATCTACGAGATCATGTCGGCCACGCAAGTGACGGTACCGGAGAGCGAGAAGGCCGTCGGTGGCCATCTCAGGGAGGTAGGCCTGACCTTCTATTTCTTCAGCCAGTTGCCGATGATCATCGCCGACAACATAGAACATAGCCTGACCGAGGCTTTCAAGCCCCTGGGGATCACCAACTGGAACGACATCTTCTGGGTGGCGCACCCGGGGAACTGGGCGATCATGGACGCCATCGAGCGCAAGCTGGGGCTCCAGCCGGAGAAGCTCACCACGGCGCGGCATGTTTTCTCCGAGTACGGGAACATGCAGAGCGCCACTGTGTACTTCGTGTTGGACGAGGTCAGGAAGCGATCGGTGACGCAAGAGCGGTCCACCACCGGCGACGGACTGCGGTGGGGCGTGCTCTTTGGGTTTGGCCCCGGGCTCAGCATCGAGACCGTCGTGCTCCGCGGTGTGCCACGCTAG
- the LOC135651306 gene encoding curcumin synthase 3-like produces MAGISAFRKAQRPQGPATIMAIGTANPPNLYEQSTFPDFYFRVTNSDHMPELKDKFRRICGKTMIKKRYMHLTEEVLKQKPGMCSYMDPSFDERQEIVVEEVPRLAKEAAAKAIKEWGRDKSGITHLVFCSTSGIDMPGADYRLVKLLNLPLSVNRIMLYNQACHIGAQMLRIAKDIAENHKDARVLVVACELNTLIFRGPDERDFLSLAGQAAFADGAAAVIVGADPIQGVEKTIFEMMSAEQVTVPDCEKAVGGHLKEIGLTFHFMNQLPMLISNNLENCLLEAFKPLGITDWNEVFWVSHPGNWGIMDAIEKKVGLKQEKLRSSRHVFGEYGNMMSATVLFVMDDVRRRSAAEGRATTGDGLEWGVLFGFGPGLTIETVVLRSVPL; encoded by the exons ATGGCTGGTATCAGTGCCTTCCGAAAGGCTCAAAGACCTCAAGGTCCAGCCACCATCATGGCCATCGGGACGGCCAATCCCCCCAACCTCTACGAGCAGAGTACTTTCCCGGACTTCTACTTCCGGGTCACCAACTCCGACCACATGCCAGAACTCAAGGACAAGTTCCGCCGCATCT GTGGCAAGACCATGATCAAAAAGCGGTACATGCACCTCACGGAGGAGGTCCTCAAGCAGAAACCTGGAATGTGCTCCTACATGGACCCCTCCTTCGACGAGCGCCAGGAAATCGTGGTGGAGGAGGTGCCGAGACTCGCCAAGGAAGCCGCCGCCAAGGCCATCAAAGAGTGGGGCCGCGACAAGTCCGGCATCACCCACTTGGTCTTCTGCTCCACCAGCGGCATCGACATGCCCGGCGCCGACTACCGCCTGGTCAAGCTCCTGAACCTCCCCCTATCCGTCAACCGCATCATGCTCTACAACCAGGCCTGCCACATCGGCGCCCAGATGCTCCGCATCGCCAAGGACATCGCCGAGAACCACAAGGACGCCCGTGTGCTCGTGGTGGCCTGCGAGCTCAACACGCTCATCTTCCGAGGCCCAGACGAGCGCGACTTCCTGAGCCTCGCAGGCCAAGCCGCATTTGCGGATGGAGCAGCAGCGGTCATCGTCGGCGCGGATCCAATCCAAGGCGTCGAGAAGACCATCTTCGAGATGATGTCTGCGGAACAAGTGACCGTACCCGACTGCGAAAAAGCCGTCGGAGGCCACCTCAAGGAGATCGGTCTCACCTTCCATTTCATGAACCAGCTTCCCATGCTCATCTCCAACAACTTGGAGAACTGCCTCCTGGAGGCGTTCAAGCCATTAGGCATCACCGACTGGAACGAGGTCTTCTGGGTCTCCCACCCGGGGAACTGGGGAATCATGGACGCCATCGAGAAGAAGGTGGGGCTCAAGCAGGAGAAGCTCCGCTCGTCGAGGCACGTGTTCGGTGAGTACGGGAACATGATGAGCGCCACGGTTCTCTTCGTGATGGACGATGTGAGGAGGCGGTCGGCGGCGGAGGGGCGGGCGACAACCGGCGATGGGTTGGAGTGGGGAGTGCTCTTCGGCTTTGGACCGGGCCTCACCATCGAGACCGTGGTGCTTCGCAGTGTGCCTCTTTAG